In one Carettochelys insculpta isolate YL-2023 chromosome 6, ASM3395843v1, whole genome shotgun sequence genomic region, the following are encoded:
- the SLIRP gene encoding SRA stem-loop-interacting RNA-binding protein, mitochondrial — MAAAAAAVARGLAPRLFEIFVYRVHWTLAPKDIREYFSQFGTIRRCTLPFDKNTGFHKGFCFVGFTSEEGLNNALQKESHVIDGFKLQVQQQQLRSSPSQYGNEGAADVS, encoded by the exons atggcggcggcggcggcggcagtggCGCGCGGGTTGGCTCCGCGGCTGTTCGAGATCTTCGTGTACCGGGTCCACTGGACTTTGGCCCCTA AGGATATAAGAGAGTATTTTTCTCAGTTTGGGACTATAAGAAGATGCACGTTGCCATTT GATAAAAATACAGGATTTCACAAAGGGTTTTGCTTTGTTGGATTCACTTCAGAAGAAGGCCTTAACAATGCATTGCAGAAGGAGTCCCACGTCATTGATGGGTTCAAG CTCCAGGTTCAGCAGCAGCAACTCAGAAGTTCTCCAAGTCAATATGGAAATGAAGGAGCAGCTGACGTGAGTTAG